The following are encoded in a window of Pseudomonadota bacterium genomic DNA:
- a CDS encoding 4Fe-4S dicluster domain-containing protein, whose product MDQKELRLLENKCIQEEPPECMVACPIHIDVRSFVANVSKGKWEEAWKTLRKTMPFPGILGRICDAPCKDRCKRKEAGQAIEIGMLERACVKVQAPKLKIMALPKKDHRIAVAGSRLSALTAAWDLSRKGYKVIIFEDRATLADDLFTIPEEILPHDVVNQEIEILFSLGVETVLNYSFDDKYFLKDLLARFDAVYMGPDFNSLSNYFSEWENIFTRGFLKYDNKSPVWQAAEGRWAATSIDRYLQKVSQTAGREKEGPVETRLYTNIDNISNVPAVKPNDAESGYTCEEAIKEAGRCLQCECLECVKVCSYLEKFGSYPRKYAREIYNNASIVMGLRQANKLVNSCSLCGLCEAVCPENFAMQTLCLEARKDMVQKGRMPVSAHEFALLDMQFSNSERFAMALHEPGYETSAYVFSPGCQLCASSPEKVKNVYAHLRDTLTGGVGLFLGCCNAPAFWAGEEELFEKEFLILQNKWTELGKPQIVLACSTCYKMFKTYLDKADIVSLWSILDETGLPGGAGIINSEAFCALHDPCTTRYETSIQSSVRNLLQKIGQPFSELTAKSEYAECCGFGGLMQNANPDLAKTVIKRLAGQSDADYIAYCAVCRDNLAGAGKRTLHILDLLFPENNEPDPAARKRPGWSQRQENRLRLKDDLLKEFWEKDPGEKQDQNKVVLNISSKVWQLLEDRRILETDLQQVIQHSEKSGQKFFNPETGRFKASLKVYNTTFWVEYMPFNNGFEIYNAYSHRMVVSGRE is encoded by the coding sequence ATGGATCAAAAAGAATTAAGACTGCTTGAAAATAAATGCATTCAGGAAGAACCGCCCGAATGTATGGTTGCCTGTCCTATCCATATAGATGTCCGCTCTTTTGTGGCCAATGTATCTAAAGGAAAATGGGAAGAAGCATGGAAGACTTTAAGAAAAACCATGCCTTTTCCGGGTATTTTAGGCCGCATATGCGATGCACCCTGTAAAGATCGATGTAAACGCAAAGAGGCAGGGCAGGCGATTGAAATCGGAATGCTGGAGCGTGCCTGTGTAAAGGTACAGGCGCCTAAGCTAAAAATTATGGCCCTGCCGAAAAAAGATCATCGCATAGCAGTTGCAGGAAGCAGATTAAGCGCTCTTACAGCAGCCTGGGATCTTTCACGCAAGGGTTATAAGGTAATAATATTCGAAGACAGAGCAACACTGGCTGATGATCTTTTCACAATACCGGAAGAGATATTACCGCATGATGTAGTAAATCAGGAAATTGAAATACTGTTTTCATTGGGTGTGGAAACAGTACTAAATTATTCATTTGATGATAAATATTTTCTTAAAGATCTTTTGGCCCGCTTTGATGCCGTGTACATGGGCCCGGATTTTAATAGTTTGTCCAACTATTTTTCAGAGTGGGAGAATATTTTTACAAGAGGCTTTTTAAAATATGATAATAAATCTCCGGTATGGCAGGCTGCCGAAGGCCGCTGGGCTGCAACTTCCATAGACCGTTATTTGCAAAAAGTCTCACAAACTGCGGGAAGGGAAAAAGAAGGGCCTGTTGAAACACGGCTTTATACTAATATTGATAATATTTCTAATGTTCCGGCAGTAAAACCCAATGATGCCGAATCGGGTTATACCTGTGAAGAGGCGATTAAAGAAGCCGGCCGTTGCCTGCAATGCGAGTGCCTTGAATGCGTCAAGGTATGTTCCTATCTTGAAAAATTCGGCTCTTATCCCCGAAAATATGCTAGAGAAATTTATAATAATGCATCCATTGTAATGGGGCTGCGCCAGGCCAATAAACTGGTTAATTCATGCAGCCTTTGCGGATTATGTGAAGCTGTGTGCCCGGAAAATTTTGCAATGCAGACACTTTGCCTTGAGGCGAGAAAAGATATGGTTCAAAAAGGCAGGATGCCTGTATCGGCTCATGAGTTTGCGCTGCTTGATATGCAGTTTAGCAACAGTGAACGGTTTGCGATGGCTTTGCATGAACCGGGATATGAAACGAGCGCATATGTTTTTTCCCCGGGATGCCAGCTTTGCGCCTCTTCTCCTGAAAAAGTAAAAAACGTTTATGCGCATTTAAGAGATACGCTTACAGGTGGAGTGGGCCTTTTTCTTGGATGTTGCAATGCCCCGGCGTTTTGGGCAGGAGAAGAAGAGTTATTTGAAAAAGAATTTTTGATATTGCAAAACAAGTGGACGGAACTTGGCAAACCTCAGATTGTATTAGCCTGTTCTACCTGTTATAAGATGTTTAAGACATATCTTGATAAAGCAGATATAGTATCGCTATGGAGCATTCTTGATGAAACCGGGCTGCCGGGCGGTGCCGGCATTATAAATTCCGAAGCATTTTGTGCATTGCATGATCCGTGTACTACACGTTATGAGACAAGTATACAATCGAGTGTTCGTAACCTGTTGCAAAAGATAGGGCAGCCTTTTTCCGAGCTGACAGCAAAAAGTGAGTATGCCGAATGTTGCGGTTTTGGCGGTTTGATGCAAAATGCTAATCCGGATTTGGCTAAAACCGTTATAAAACGCCTGGCCGGGCAAAGTGATGCTGATTACATTGCATATTGTGCAGTATGCAGGGATAACCTTGCCGGAGCAGGAAAGCGAACGCTTCATATACTGGATCTGCTCTTTCCTGAAAACAACGAGCCTGATCCTGCCGCAAGAAAAAGGCCGGGTTGGTCTCAGCGGCAGGAAAACCGCCTGCGTTTAAAAGACGATTTGCTCAAAGAGTTTTGGGAAAAAGATCCGGGAGAAAAACAGGATCAAAATAAAGTTGTTTTAAATATATCTTCCAAAGTATGGCAGCTTTTGGAGGATCGCAGAATACTTGAAACGGATTTACAACAAGTAATACAGCATTCCGAAAAAAGCGGACAGAAGTTTTTTAATCCTGAAACCGGGCGTTTTAAAGCCTCATTGAAAGTGTACAATACAACTTTTTGGGTGGAATACATGCCTTTTAATAATGGATTTGAAATCTACAATGCATACAGCCACCGTATGGTAGTTTCTGGTAGGGAATAG
- a CDS encoding class I SAM-dependent methyltransferase codes for MPYVIASELRSIIGDALRPGGLTLTERAADYCGFCANDKIIDIGCGFGATLKYLHQNYGSAVYGIDLNVSGFSDGFQFVKADAQELPFAADSFSGILCECVLSLLPLRNKAINEFNRVLQHEGYLIVSDIYLRNPGKAERSTSAGSASCLTGATGREELLEQMRYSGFEVLLWEDCSDALAQLTAKIVWELGSLDMLMNLMLPGSCSSRYKKCLRDSRPGYFLMIAKKWDKTL; via the coding sequence ATGCCTTACGTCATAGCTTCTGAATTACGTTCAATTATCGGTGATGCATTAAGGCCGGGAGGTTTGACTCTTACCGAAAGAGCAGCTGATTACTGTGGGTTTTGTGCAAACGATAAAATTATAGATATTGGTTGCGGTTTTGGGGCAACTCTTAAATATCTTCACCAAAATTATGGCAGTGCGGTTTATGGTATTGATCTTAATGTTTCCGGGTTTTCCGATGGGTTTCAGTTTGTTAAGGCAGATGCACAGGAGTTACCGTTTGCAGCGGATAGTTTCAGCGGTATATTGTGTGAATGTGTGCTTTCTTTATTGCCTTTACGCAATAAAGCAATAAATGAGTTTAACAGGGTATTGCAACATGAAGGATATTTGATTGTATCGGATATTTATTTGAGAAATCCGGGAAAGGCTGAAAGAAGTACTTCTGCCGGTTCAGCCTCATGCCTGACCGGTGCAACAGGGCGTGAGGAACTTCTCGAACAAATGAGATATTCCGGATTCGAAGTTCTTTTGTGGGAGGATTGCTCTGACGCCCTGGCGCAGCTTACTGCCAAAATAGTGTGGGAGCTGGGTTCGCTTGATATGCTTATGAATTTAATGCTGCCGGGTAGTTGCTCTTCCAGATACAAGAAATGTTTGCGTGATTCAAGGCCGGGATATTTTCTGATGATTGCAAAAAAGTGGGACAAGACATTATAA